The nucleotide sequence GGACTTCTTGTCACTGCCTTGAATCTATTGCCGATAGGTCAACTTGATGGCGGTCACATCCTTTACTCACTGTCCAACAGAAGGTATGGGGTGCTCTCCAAAGCATTTTTTGCTTTGCTGTTTCCTCTGGGGTACTTTTGGCCGGGATGGTTGTTTTGGGCCGTGATGATCCTTCTGATGGGATTCAAACCCGCACCTCTGATCAATGATTCCGTAATTCCCGACAGGAAACACCGAATCATAGGTTATATTTCCATAATTATTTTCCTCCTGACCTTTATCCCTGTTCCTTTTTCCGTGATTTAGAGTGATAAGTACAATAAAACAAATAGTTATGTTGTTTTAGGGGCAAAATTTGCTCAATTTTGGTTCCCCCAGCAGGGGTATTTTCCCGCTCACATAACCTACTGTTTTATAAGGTTATATGGGGCTCTCCGGTGAAGGCGTTGTTTTGGGTTTTTATGCAAGTTATTGTAAATAAAAGGGTTGAAAATTTACAACCACCCAAAACCCGCCTGAGTTTTCCTATAATTGTATTGACAGGGTATGGGTCATATGATAAATTTTTCTTATCCCTAAGGGGTGCTGAACTTCTGTCCAAAAATATTTGGGCATTTCCTTTAAGAGAACGATCTTGGTTGCCATCAAGGTTTCTTTGGGGGTTCAGCGCCCCTTTCTTTTTAGTTTCCCAAAAAATTACTTCCTCTAAAAGTTCACTAAAGGTCGTCTTTTGTTTTGTTCCCTCAAAGTAATCCGTTTAGAAGGATCAAAGTTTAAGATTGAAGCCGCCGGTCGAAAACTGGTTTCTCTTTTCAAACTTGGATTTTCCGCATTACTCCTGATTGTTTTTACAGTCAACGCCTCTGAAGCGGGAGGGGGGGTATTCACTATTCCACCTCTTGATAAAATTATTCCTCTGGCGCTTGAAATAGAAAAGAGCGGGCCTCGGTCGAAAAGTGAAATTATATACCTTGTCAAAGAACACTATTACCAGATTCAATATAAGACCAACCAGTTGGGTGTCGCCGAGGAAGTGAAGAAACGCTTTGGGACGGCCATCGAAAAGGCCGAGGAAAGGTACGACAAAGGGGAAGGGGAGGTTACGCAATCCGACATTACCAAGCTCAAGCTGGGGCTTTCCGGGGCATTAAATGACATCATCGAACTGGAGGATGAGATCCTTATCAATAAACTGGCTTTAGCGGGGTTGACGGGTTTGGATTTTACCAATAAAAGTGAGTTGGAAGAAGATACCATCCAGCCGGTTCAATTTCCCAAACAGGATTTTGGGAAAGTTTTTGGGGAAAAATACAGTTTTGCTTTGTTTCACCTCAAAAAGGCCTTGCTAAAAGTTGAGGAAAACCGCAGTAAGATGAATCTTGCCCAAGGCAGTCGAAAAATAACTCGCGCTCTATTGATCACCGAAGTGGCTAATTATGATTTTGGCATTGGCAATTCAGGAGACCTGTTTCAAGCGCTCGTAATTTATACCCGTGTGCTTAGCGGTTATTATGAAGCCGTATACAACTTTAATATTTCAGTGGCAGGTTTGAAACGTGAAATCGGTAAAAAAAATGATCCAGCATTCCTTGGAGGAGGAAAAATATCCTCCCAATGAGTGGAAAAGCAAGCTGTTTTGAATAAACTCAACATCATCTTCACTTCCCCCTAACTGATTTCTCATGGACCCCAAAAAATATTGGGTAGCTTTAAACATGGTGGTGGGGGTTGGTAAAACCCTGTTTCACCGTCTTGTGAATTCTCTGGGGTCTCCTGAAGAAGTTTTCCGCTCTTCCAGGAAAGGTTTGTTGCAGGTCGAAGGCATCGGGGAAAAGGTTGCCGCTGAGATTCTAAAATTTGATATTGAAAAGCATGTAGAACGGGAATGGCATTTTGTAGACAAATTGGGGCTGAAGGTTGTCACCTCGGAGTGCCCGGATTATCCCCGTTTGCTTAAAGAAATTTATGACCCGCCACCTATTCTGTATTTTAAAGGAAAAAGTCTCGATCAATTTCAGGTCCCGCTTGCTGTCGTAGGAACACGAGCCCCTACGAATTATGGAAAAATTGTGACCGAGGCCCTTTGCGAATCCCTGGTTTCCATGGGAGTATGCATTGTGAGCGGGTTTGCGCGCGGCATCGATACTTGCGCGCATAAAAAAACCTTGCAATCCGGAGGGGAGACCCTCGCGGTATTTGGTTGCGGTTTGTCTCATACATACCCGCCTGAAAACCTGTATTTGCGGGATAAGATCATTGAGCAGGGAGCCATCATCTCCGAATTTCCGGTCACCATGAGGCCGGAGAGAAATAATTTCCCGGCGCGTAACCGGGTCATCAGTGGCCTTTCTTATGGAACGCTGGTCATTGAGGCAGGAGAAAAAAGCGGAGCGTTGATCACCGCTCAGTTTGCGCTGGAGCAGGGACGGGAAGTCTTTGCGGTTCCCGGAAACATCAATTCACCCAAAAGCCGGGAGACCAACCGCTTGATCAAAGCCGGGGCAATACTTGTGGATGGCCCCGAGTCTATTGCGGAAGAACTGTCAAACTCAGTTCGGAATTATCTCCAGCCGATTCAACTAAAAGCTTCTGATACAACGGATTTGACGATCATTGAGCGGCAGATCATTTCCGTTTTGACGAATGAAGAAAAGCATATTGACCTTATAATTGAAAACAGTC is from Nitrospinota bacterium and encodes:
- a CDS encoding TolC family protein, encoding MFCSLKVIRLEGSKFKIEAAGRKLVSLFKLGFSALLLIVFTVNASEAGGGVFTIPPLDKIIPLALEIEKSGPRSKSEIIYLVKEHYYQIQYKTNQLGVAEEVKKRFGTAIEKAEERYDKGEGEVTQSDITKLKLGLSGALNDIIELEDEILINKLALAGLTGLDFTNKSELEEDTIQPVQFPKQDFGKVFGEKYSFALFHLKKALLKVEENRSKMNLAQGSRKITRALLITEVANYDFGIGNSGDLFQALVIYTRVLSGYYEAVYNFNISVAGLKREIGKKNDPAFLGGGKISSQ
- the dprA gene encoding DNA-processing protein DprA, with product MDPKKYWVALNMVVGVGKTLFHRLVNSLGSPEEVFRSSRKGLLQVEGIGEKVAAEILKFDIEKHVEREWHFVDKLGLKVVTSECPDYPRLLKEIYDPPPILYFKGKSLDQFQVPLAVVGTRAPTNYGKIVTEALCESLVSMGVCIVSGFARGIDTCAHKKTLQSGGETLAVFGCGLSHTYPPENLYLRDKIIEQGAIISEFPVTMRPERNNFPARNRVISGLSYGTLVIEAGEKSGALITAQFALEQGREVFAVPGNINSPKSRETNRLIKAGAILVDGPESIAEELSNSVRNYLQPIQLKASDTTDLTIIERQIISVLTNEEKHIDLIIENSRLSPAEVSATLVQLELRGLVRQLEGKLFVVV